In the Salvia miltiorrhiza cultivar Shanhuang (shh) chromosome 8, IMPLAD_Smil_shh, whole genome shotgun sequence genome, AGGCTCCTGTACAGAAAGCAAATAAAAAGACAAAGGAAAAAGCGAAGAGTATAGCTTTGAGGATGATCACAGATGAGGGGGCACGACGGGGGACGAAGCGCCGCCGACAGAGTACTCCACCTCTCACTCCAacaaaggggagagagagagatagagctTGTTGTGTGCACGGGCGGCCTTGCACAGACCACAAGGAGGGCACTAGCAGTGGTTATGACCTCGAGGACAGACTGAAGGCAATTTTGACTGATGAGTCTGATACAGGCTTTCTTGCTCGACTAGTACAGAAAATGGGTAAGTTCTTCATGCCACGACAGTTTAGAAGTCCTACACATCAATCGACAGGGAGTCATAGGATGCCCCTCGAGAGGCATGAGTAGGTTTACTCCCGCCATTCTCAGACTCGCTCCCACCACTCTCAGGAACAGGAGGTTGTCTCCCGCCACTCTCGGCAAGAGAATGTTCCTTCCCACCACTCTCAGAGTCGCTCTCACCAGCCACTCTCGGCTACTTCTTTGTGTCAACTCATATTGTTTGAAATATTTGCTTAGGAAATCGTACACATTCAAACCATTGCCCGCCCACCTAATAAAACAATATAATTTCAccttaaaaacaaattaaaaagtaattaaataaaataaatttttcataCCTTATAGCGGCAACTGCACGCTTGCATGGAATTTTATCCTCATCAAACTCTCGACACTCACAAGTCCAATTCTGAAGATCGACTTGATATTGTTGATtatcatcttcaattttatacACAAGTCCGGTGGTGGCTCGAACAGTAAGAGAGAGACTTGCTTGCACAGAATTAGATAGCTTGTTGAAAGTAGACACCGTCAACACATGATCTCTCGATTCAGCCGATGTACGTCGCTCGTCAAACCAATCCTCCAAAAGTGTGTGAAACGATTCAAGTAAAGAGTACACTGGTAAACGTCTAGCCCACCACAACCGAGAGTTAAAAAATTCCGCTGCATTAGAGGTCATAAATCCATAGCGTTGTATCGAACACTTTGACCTAGCCCACCTCTACGGCCCAATTTGAGAAAGTCGTCGGTGAGCTCCATCCGGACTTGCGTCGTGCAGCAATGAAAAAAACTTTTCGAACTCTTCGTGACGATAAGAatattgatgtgtgtattttagctattTAGTTTGGTGGGTGTTTCGccatgattttatatgattttacatggtttgtAACATTTTGGCGCAGGATTTAGATGAATTGGAGATGGATGCTCGTGGATGGAAGAAGTTGTGAAAGTCGAAAATTGTCGAAAGAAGTTGGTGAAATGGTGGAGAgaattagagattgggctttgGGAATTATTATCTTGTAATTTATTTAAGCCTAATACTCTTTTAATTAAGCTTTTTGGGCTTTAGTTTTGAAAAGGCCGAAACTCACGTTAATTATGGGTGTTCGGCCACTTAGGTTGATTGCTAGTGTTTTAATTCCTATGGGATTCTTAGTTTTTAGGAGTGCCGCATATAGTATTTGATTAGGAGAATgattcatatatttattattagacCTAGCCGCAACTTTAGACTAGGATTATTAGTTTTGACTTTGCTTAGTTTCAACATACACTTATTTTGCTTTTTAATACAgacgttttttttttacttcttagAACtgagatttattttgcttttgggAATTACTTGGATTGGTGATCAAACCAATTAGCACTAGACGTCAATTAGCATATATATTCAAGTTTGACTTTTGCTTTAGATTATTGTTTTTAGAATTTTGGCATTAGAATTGGCGGCTACTTTGTTGGAGATTAAGGAGCAGACGGTTTACTTTCGATTCTTCAAAAGTGGtgacttttattttttcttgcAATTTCGATTTGtttattttgtgtttgattattatgttttttttttatttatttggttgttgttaatttaattatgagtagctaagcttttaattcggcgagaataatgaaactctaatttaataatctgtgagacctaattggttttaaaattgattcctattaatttcgattaattcctaggtttaaagataattccaattttatttaagcctgatcaacttaggtttaattggattatagtcaattagcacctccaatccgtaattgttggaataaggCTGATTAGTGGCAAAACTActatgttcgtagtaggaattaattggtatattaattattactagcgtatctaggataattggtataaattgggttccttcaccttaatgctattagaatattaaatctaagactggcgtatccagctaggttatattttaataaggaaaatagacaagactagcgtatctagctgtctatcgatacagtaagtaggaattggggtatgtcagtgcgtatcacggtatcctataactaattggttgatagggattaattaattgttgCGTCAAGGAtcagagattaaattagtgtggatttatttgagccgaattacctttttaattgatttaattcaagagtcttttatttgatttaatttgcttttcttagttaattaattcttctaaaaaattaaggcgtggtggcatcaccgtttttatagatttagggatttgaatgaattttaactgctctctgtgggatcgaccctgcttatcatcaTACTAATTTGTTTtaataattctgcaggaattatttggtggttatacgacgtccaccaaatatGCTGCTTCATAGAAGACCGTGGCCATTGTCTTCCCATAGGGCGTTAGATTCTTCAACAGATGGTGATAACACAGTCCATGAAATGCATTTGGATACACGGCTTGAACTACATTCCGAATGCTCTTATGTTGGTCACTCACAATTAATAAATCTTCTGGAGCATTGTAACACCGCCGTAGATTGTAGAGAAAATAAGTCCATGACTCATCGTTCTCTATCGGACCGGGGCCAATTGCTAGAGGAAACACTTGATCATTTCCATCCTTTGTCACAGCGACAAATAACACTCCTCTATTCTTTCCCTTGAGGTGGGTCCCGTCTATTACAATCACCGGTCGAAGATACTGCTCAAAAGCCCGAATACTTTGCCCGAGGGCAACAAACATGTGGCAGAACACTCCCTCACGAGTCGTCTGCAAATCATAAACAGTCCTTGGATTACATTGTTTCAACAGATAAAGATACGATGGAAGCCTCACATATGACATATTGAAGTCACCATACGTTCTCTCTATCGCATGCTGCCTAGTTCGGACTGCGAAGATATAGCATTTGAACGCCATATTTACTACGCATCTCAGCAATCATCTCCTTTTACCTCAAAACGACCTTCTCATCGATTAATTTTTTGGCAAAATAATATGCAGCAACCTCGCCACTCACAGACCGTGCTGTAGTAGCACGATTCAAATCCGCCTGACATGTGTGATCCAATGTCAACTTAGTAATTCTCCAAAGAGTTGCAGCCTCTACTGCACATAATCTAAAAGTGCAGTTCTTTCTACCACTCTTGCATATGTACACTGCCCGAGAATCTGTAGAACGATCGGTTGCAAACTCTAGGTAGTGCTCCAAATGATAAATTCCTATAGCTATCCTCAACTCTAATTTGGATCGAAATATGGCTCCTACCTCGAGCAGTCCGAACACTGGTGGATGATGCTCTTCCCACCCCAACTGTATTATGCTTTCAATGTGCGgaaatggaatatcctaatcgcGCGAGGCACCTTCATGCTCAACATAGCTTGGAGTCAGCATATCCGATAAAAAATGTCACAACTCATTGCGACGATCTTCGACATCGTCTTCAGATGTAAACACTGCTTCATCTTCGTTATAATCCTCATCGAACAcctctttatcatcttcctcaTGATGCACACCCGAGGTACTACCTCTCACAGTGTTGCGGCTCACATTAATCTCGGGGCCGAAAGAATCGTCGTTCTCAATCACATAAACCTTCGGATCCTCTCTAGAATCTGCTAACCATCGAAGTAACTCCATATCGCCCCTCAATAAAACTTTTGCTTTAATGTCGTTGATGTTTGTGACGTACCATAACGTATATTTGGTCCCTTTTCGACTGTACAAACCCTCTCTAATAAGCTCCACGAGGTTAGCACGATTAATTATGCCGGAATCAATATAAGCCACAAAGAATTCCCCATCTGTATACGTTAATCGCTCCCAACGACCTCCATAATGTATTATAATACGTCGCCCGGACATCTGAgattaacaaaatataatataaacagTCAACAAACCATTAAAAATACCTAAAAAATAAGGCCTGCCAACCCCACGATCGCAGCACACCATCGTGGTCACGATGGCACTTATGATCGTGACCACCGATCGCAGCACACCATCGTGGTCACGATCGTAAGTGCCATCGTGACCACGATGGTGTGCTGCGATCATGTGAGCTACACCCTAAACCCTAATAACACGACGTCGAAACTTAAACCCTAATGTGCGACCTAtttcaaacaaaataaacaatattcatgatcaacatatatatttgcatGAGATCAAAATGTTCAAACAACGAAACAATCATAAAAGCcgttttttcacatttttttctcTCCATATTTCATGCTTTTGAGTAGTAGACGGAGGAACGAAACAAATATACAATTATATGAAGTGAGATGAACGAAGTAACACCTCTTtatgttttcttcttcttttatgcTCGATCTTTCGATTTCTTTGATGAGGGTTTTGGTTTTGATTCGTGGTTGTTTTTGTTTCTTTAGTTACAAATGAGAAGTTGTGTTTAAACAACTAAAAGCCTCCCACAATTATTACCACCAAAAACCTCTTCATCACAAAAGTTATTCCTAATCTCAACCGAAAGATTCACTAAATCTGCACTTCATTAATGACATTCCGGAGTTCAAGACGGTCGTGTGCTGCCATCGTGCCCCTCGCCCGTTGTGCCCATCGTGCCCGTCGTGTCTATCGTGCCCGTCGTGCCCACGGGCGGTGGAAATCGACGGGCGTAGGCACGATCGCGGCAATCAACGGGCAGGGGGCATGATGCGAGGCACGATGGGCAGTTTGGGGAGGATAGGGCGAAGGCACGACGGGGCGGGGGACACAACAGTGGTggccatcgtgcccacgatcgCGCGCTCATGTGCCCACGATGGCCGCGATGGTCGTGACACTATCGTGAAGATCGTGCCCAAGGCGGACACGACGGTCGTGGCCACGATCGTGTCCGCGCGATCGTGGGCACCAGTTGACTTTGTCTTCAAATGTTGGGGACCGTAAGGGGTATTTTAGTCCTTTCGCAaattttggtatacaaaagagttgCTTTTAAAGAGGGGCTAAAAAATATATCACTTTAAAAAAGTGGTATTTTTTCATAAGTTTCCtctatattttatgtaaatatttgatttaaaatgtaaaagttatatgtatttaaagattaaaattttaacaagttctctttcttttctcatctttttttgaataaatcttttttttttttttgccttttcacaatatcaatttttattattgtaaattcatctttatttatttttcattttttcaatattcaattcaaatatatttaattaaaattattattgttattatatttatataataattaaattaatatcaaatttatataaatataaaaaagatataaaaatatttatcgcgtagataattttttttcctaaagatttttttgacttggggaagttggggagggggaggtgGAAACCCAGACCTCACTAttaggggtgtaaatgagccgagtcgagtcgagtattgCCGTGCTCAGACTCGAGCTCGACTATTTTCatgaagctcgagctcgagctcgactcggccgAGCTTGATTttcttgagctcgagctcgactcgatgcCATACtcgtgagctcgagctcgactcgattaaGCTCGATTGTGGAGCCTTACTcgagtttgagctcgagctcgagctcgtttaagctcgtTGAGCTCGAACTCGTTCAAACTcggtgagctcgagctcgtttaagctcgtCTGATGCATGCTTCAacaaattgaataaaattacaAAGCATTTCATTACGAGAAGTACTTCTACAAATCAATTAtaacaagtcttagatatccaAAACATCGATTAGACTCGAAAATGCATATTCAAATAGTCTAAAGgcatcaaaaattcaaaaactaaCAAGTCTTGAATCAAATACaacataataaaagcaaatttGCAACTTCTTCTTATAGATAATGCTCCAAGCCTCCAACATCAAGTCGTCTCTCCAATACGAACACCAACCATGTAAAGGCTGCAAAAGACGATCAAGACGCTTCAGCAAGGAGGGTAAATAGATGACACTCTGTACAAGATCAAccacaaaaaatcaaaataagctGCTCTATAAGCAATATAGGATGGAATATATAgaagcaatatatatataagctgcTCTATAACTATAAGCAATATAGGATGGAATATATAGGATGGAATATAGCAATAAAGTTCACCTGAAAGAGTTAACCTTATCAACTGAAAGAGTTAACCTTATTAGATTGATTTAGAGCAATTGACATTTATATGTTCTAAATGAAGTTAAGGACTGCGCACAACCAACAACAGCAATGAAGTTCAATGAAGTTCAGCAGACAACAACAAAAATGCTAACTTCAAAACACAAACAATCACTAACATGAAACAATAAGGTTAGCAGCAAAACAACAACGCAGAATTAGCAGCAAAAAAATCGGTGAACAAACcaccaaaatcaaattttaatgcAGCAAAATCAGTGCAGAATTAGCAGCAAAACAATAATGCAGCAGTTTTCACAAACCACCAAAATCAACAAACAACGAGAATTAGCAGCaaaaaaaaacagaaactaAGATTTCTATCTATTTGGACATGAATCCAACAAAAAACAGAAACCACAaccaaaattaagaaaatagaaCCTGCTGCACTGCTGCTACTGTCGCGTCGAGGAGGGCAGAGCCGTCGCGGCGTCGCTGCTGCTGTCGCGGTGGGCTGGGAGATGGCAGTCGGAGGAGCAAGCTCGATCCAGATGGAGGTCGCTGCTGTTAAGCTGCTGCACTGCTGCTACTGTTGCTACTGTCGCGTCGAGGAGGGCAGAGCCGTCGCGGCGTCGCTGCTGCTGTCGCGGTGGGCTGGGAGATGGCAGTCGGAGGAGCAAGCTCGATCCAGATGGAGGTCGCTGCACTACTGCTGCTGTTAAGCTGTCCGGACCTTCGCCGGAAAGGCCGAGCCGCCGTCGCGTCGAGTGCCGGAGTGCGTGTCACCGGccagccgagagagagagatgagagattggGGGTGGGCGGCGCCAGCAGCTGGTGTGACCGTGTGAGTTAGGCTGTTAGGGTTTGTGTgtaattcaatttcaaattcaCTAGTTGTTAGAATGGGCTTAGGAATTGGCCCATCTTTGTGGGCTTtggaatatatttaattttgggcttatatattatatattatatatataattatttgagctcgattaggctcgcgagcctaacgagtcgagtatcccgaaactcgaactcgggctcggtaccaactcgagtagctcgagctcgagctcgactcgactaacatcgagtcgatttcgagtaatCTTCGAGCCGATCCCGAGTAActcgcgagctagctcgactcacttacacccctaCTCACtattcacacacaggaggtcgcataGCTTGGTGTCCTTGGGGTCGATAATTATCAAtttttcacaattataaaataatatgacCAAATGATAGGTAGACGTAATTCACCGAGCTTATTTATACTCAAGAAAATCATCCGCACACTGCACTGATAAAAATAAGAACTTAAACACTCCATTTTTGAAGGAGAAACTTGCGGAGCTATACAAGAATAGTAGAAGTATTCACCGAAAGTGGATTGAATTCAAGTTCCGCTGCAGACTGTGGAACATTCATTCGCACAATTCCATGTCCAAGCAAGGATTCTACCAGACCGCAAAACAAGTTTTCACCTCAGTATCTACTTCAAAATCCAATCAACACACCGCTAATTTGATTGCCAAATCCCTCATCAATTCGACCCCAAAATCTCTCAAAATTTCACAATCTCTCATTTCCAAACTGAACCCGCATATCACACACCATGTTCTCTCGAACCCACGAATTCCTAGCTCTTGTTGCCTGCGTTTCTTCAAGTTTCTGCGGACGAATCAGTCTATCACTCCTCCAAAACCCGATCTTGAATCGCACATCATAATCATTCTGCGGCTGTTCGGAGCTAGAAAATTTGCGGAGGCCAAGAATATTTTGAGCGCTGCTGTTGTAGACGAATATCTTCGATGCCCGTTTTCGGAACTAGCTTCGTTAGTGAGTAAAAGTTGTGTAGAACCCGGTGTAAagattaaattatttgatatgtTATTTAGGGTTTATGCTGACAATAGTAAGTTTGATGAGGGTTTGGAGGTTTTCGAGTATATGGTCAATAGCGGGTTCGAAATCGACAAGCGTTCTTGCATGGTTTATTTGGTTGCTTTGAAGAAATGCAACCGTTTTGGCTCCTTGTATGATTTCTTTCAGAAAATGGTAGAATGCAATGTGATGATTACTGTTTATTCGATGACATTGGTTATTGATGGATTGTGTAAAAGAAAGGAAGTCGAAAAGGCAAGAAAATTGATGCACGATTTGGTTAGAAGAGGAGTTAAACCAAGTGCGTATACTTTCAACACTTTTATAGATGCTTATGTGAAGAAATCGGATCACGAGGGAGTGAAAGAGATCTTGGCTGCCATGGAGAAAGCAGGGGTGGATTTCAATGTGGCCACGTATACTATTCGGATCGAGTGGCAAGCGAAATATTTTGGGATTGAAGATGCCGTCAAGGTGTTTGAGGAAATGTCTGAGAGAGGTGTAGAGGCAGATGTTCATGTGTATTCATTGATGATCAGTTTATACTGTAAAGTAGGTGATATTAAGACTGCATTTGCTTTGTTTGATGAGTTGGTGGAGAAGGGGGTGGAGCCTAACGTCCTTACCTATGGTTCGTTGATACACGGCGTGTGCAAGATGGGGAACATGGACGGAGCGAAAGTCTTGCTCGATGAGATGCAGAGCAAAGGAATAGACCTGAACCGAGTTATCTTCAACACGCTGATGGATGGCTACTGTAAGCAAGGGATGATTGATGAAGCTTGGAGACTGCAAAGTATTATGGAGAAGAAAGGATTTGATCCCGATGTCTACGTGTACAATATGATTGCTAATGGTTTATGCAGATTGAACCGGCATGAGGAAGCGAAGAAGGTGCTCTTCTCCATGGGCGTGGCACCAAATGTGTATTCTTACACCACATTGATCGATATATACAGCAAGGAAGGTAATCTTGTTGAAGCTAATAGAACGTTGCACGAGATGGAGAAGAATGGAGAGAACCCAAGCGTTGTGACCTACAACGCATTGATCCACGGATACTGCAGAAACAGACAGATGAAGGAAGCACACCAGTTAAGGAGGAGGATGGAAGCTAAGGGGCTGCTGCCAGATAGTTACACGTACACCTCTCTCGTGCAAGGAGAATGCATAGCAGGGGATATAGACAAGGCGCTGAAGCTCTTCGGAGAGATGCAGGCGAAGAATATAACTCCGGATTTAATAACTTACACTGCATTGATATCAGGGTTGTCCAAAGAGGGGAGATCAGAAGAGGCTTTCAAATTGTACGACGAGATAAAAGATGCTGGTCTCACGCCCGATGATACCGTATACTCTTGTCTTGTGGGCAGCCTCCATGCTGCTCAAACTTAGTCTTGAAACCTCAGATGAGATCCTGAGATATTTACACAATTGTGATGTTTTTGTGACTATAAGCCTATAAGCACATCATTTATGTGTAATATGCTACATTGCTTTGTTTATGTATCAAACAAGTAAAATTTTGCTCTATGACCTTTTGAGGATGATCTGAGACAAAACAAGAATTGGAAAGCAGATATAGCAAGGAAGATGCTTGTTTTTAAACTGTGAAACACAACAACTAAATATCCAACAATTAGCATTCTAcaggaaaaaataaattatggggGAATAAagtaaagaaaagcaaaaatagTGGCAGTTTTATGTACATTCATAAGCAGGAGTGCCACACTGTGAGCAAATATAATCACAGCCCTTTAAACAGTATATATGCAGACTAGATGAGCATATCTGTATAAGCTTCAAGCCCTTGGCTGTTTAGGCACTGTCTGAGCTTGTACAGCGCTCGGCTTTCAAGTTGTCTAACTCTCTCCTTTGATAATCCAAAACCGGCACCAATTTCAGACAGGGTTTTCTGATTGCCATCATCAATGCCAAACCTCGAACGAATTATCTTCCTCTCCCTAGGGTTGAGCACGCTCAAGAGATTTCGAACATGTTGTCTCATCAGCTGCTTTGATACGCCTAACTCTGGAATATCAATTGTGGTGTCTGCAGTGATTTCCTGTAAGAACGCAAGGTAAACGTCCTCCATTAGGATCGATCTAGGATTGATACAGAAGAATCGACTTTCTCAGAATTACATGAATATATTTTAGTCAGTGGCGTACCAATAACTTCCAGTTAGAAGATTCACCAGatgcccaaaataaaataaaaataataaaataatgataCCTGAAAGGTAGTAGGTTGGTCCATCCACACGGGCTGTTGCATGGAAAGAGGCACTCTAGCACTGAAAAGCAATTTCTCCATTCTCTCGACTGATATTCCAGCACATGCTGCTATGTCTTCTCTAGAAGGGTTGTGGTTGCCTTGTCGGACACATGTTTTCTTCGCTTCGTATATCTTGGAGAGAAGGCCATAAACATTCTCCTGAAACATCAAATAAGTTTCAATGATTTAAGTGAGCGAGAGGGAGAATATATCATAAAATGTAGAATATAGAACATTACGGGTAAGCGAATTGTCCTAGAATGCTGAAATAGCGCTTTCCTAATCGATTGCCTTATCCACCAATATGCATAAGTAGCAAATCTGCAACCCGCTAGGGGCTTGAATTTCTCTACACTCTTCATTAGACCCAAGCTTCCCTCCTACAACAAAGTGAAAAGGTTACATCATAAAAACTTGCAGAACAGCTTATCTTCCCAGTTTAATGTAATCATATCCAATAAGAAAACAA is a window encoding:
- the LOC130997755 gene encoding pentatricopeptide repeat-containing protein At2g32630-like — encoded protein: MSKQGFYQTAKQVFTSVSTSKSNQHTANLIAKSLINSTPKSLKISQSLISKLNPHITHHVLSNPRIPSSCCLRFFKFLRTNQSITPPKPDLESHIIIILRLFGARKFAEAKNILSAAVVDEYLRCPFSELASLVSKSCVEPGVKIKLFDMLFRVYADNSKFDEGLEVFEYMVNSGFEIDKRSCMVYLVALKKCNRFGSLYDFFQKMVECNVMITVYSMTLVIDGLCKRKEVEKARKLMHDLVRRGVKPSAYTFNTFIDAYVKKSDHEGVKEILAAMEKAGVDFNVATYTIRIEWQAKYFGIEDAVKVFEEMSERGVEADVHVYSLMISLYCKVGDIKTAFALFDELVEKGVEPNVLTYGSLIHGVCKMGNMDGAKVLLDEMQSKGIDLNRVIFNTLMDGYCKQGMIDEAWRLQSIMEKKGFDPDVYVYNMIANGLCRLNRHEEAKKVLFSMGVAPNVYSYTTLIDIYSKEGNLVEANRTLHEMEKNGENPSVVTYNALIHGYCRNRQMKEAHQLRRRMEAKGLLPDSYTYTSLVQGECIAGDIDKALKLFGEMQAKNITPDLITYTALISGLSKEGRSEEAFKLYDEIKDAGLTPDDTVYSCLVGSLHAAQT